From Candidatus Eisenbacteria bacterium, one genomic window encodes:
- a CDS encoding choice-of-anchor Q domain-containing protein, giving the protein MRTIVGIAVAAAIGFGAASVRADTYVVNSTVDAVDVAIGNGACAAASGACTLRAAVQEANAHAGADVVTLPAGLFVLSLIGPGELAGATGDLNVTDTLEIDGAGRDATIIDGLHSDRVLHSTASDLTVRDLTLQNGLASTAGGGLEQAAAGNVTIERVRFEGNHAASAGALMMGNGALTISDSAFDANSADGAGGGGLVGGSGPVTVANTTFTSNVSVAQSGGAFAMDVGGAVTFTNCVFTSNFAATLAGGLGVASAATFSLDGCTFDDNLAGTGGAFFYQGGVGPSSITVTNTKARSNFAASTGGGFLEGQTIRVSGSEFADNVSLTGNGGGLHLMATTEATVETTVLRRNTVGDGLGAGLGAASGGAVTLTDVEASDNAGRVGGGVYVTAASAVLTRVRLLRNEATMFGGGAALFGATTVGDSTVDGNIGGGIGGGLYLFGPTSDVTSSTVSGNRTVGAGGGAAFVGVATVTNVTFSGNAADGFGGGGYVEGTVTMRNVTLADNTAPMGSALRWETGSLTLASSIVTGAAGNHCFGVTSGDFNLDSDGTCGLGGANDRSHVDPQLGPLADNGGPTLTHLPAATSPAIDAANPSGCPATDQRGQARPTDGNGDAAAVCDIGAVEFLDLCLADPNKTLPGICGCGVPD; this is encoded by the coding sequence ATGAGGACCATCGTCGGCATCGCCGTGGCTGCGGCGATCGGGTTCGGCGCTGCCAGCGTCCGCGCGGACACCTACGTCGTGAACAGCACGGTCGACGCGGTGGACGTCGCCATCGGCAACGGGGCGTGCGCGGCGGCGAGCGGGGCGTGCACGCTGCGCGCCGCGGTGCAGGAGGCGAACGCCCACGCCGGCGCAGACGTCGTCACGCTGCCGGCGGGGCTGTTCGTCTTGTCGCTCATCGGTCCCGGCGAGCTCGCCGGGGCCACCGGCGACCTCAACGTCACCGACACGCTCGAGATCGACGGCGCGGGGCGGGACGCCACCATCATCGACGGGCTCCACAGCGATCGGGTTCTCCACTCGACGGCGAGCGACCTCACCGTGCGCGACCTCACCCTGCAAAACGGCCTCGCCTCGACGGCCGGCGGCGGCCTGGAGCAGGCCGCGGCCGGGAACGTCACGATCGAACGCGTCCGCTTCGAGGGCAACCACGCCGCCTCGGCCGGCGCACTGATGATGGGCAACGGCGCGCTCACGATCTCCGACAGCGCGTTCGACGCGAACAGCGCCGACGGCGCCGGCGGCGGCGGCCTCGTCGGTGGATCAGGGCCCGTCACCGTCGCGAACACGACGTTCACGAGCAACGTGAGCGTCGCGCAGTCGGGTGGCGCGTTTGCGATGGACGTCGGGGGAGCCGTCACGTTCACGAATTGCGTCTTCACGTCGAACTTCGCCGCCACCTTGGCCGGCGGGCTCGGGGTGGCGAGCGCCGCGACGTTCTCGCTCGACGGGTGCACGTTCGACGACAACCTGGCCGGCACGGGGGGCGCGTTCTTCTATCAGGGCGGGGTGGGCCCGAGCAGCATCACCGTCACGAACACCAAGGCACGCTCGAACTTCGCGGCCTCGACCGGCGGCGGCTTCCTCGAGGGCCAGACGATCCGGGTGTCGGGCAGCGAGTTCGCCGACAACGTGAGCCTGACCGGAAATGGCGGAGGTCTTCACCTGATGGCGACCACGGAGGCGACCGTGGAGACGACCGTGCTCCGTCGCAACACGGTGGGCGACGGCCTCGGAGCTGGCCTCGGCGCCGCGTCGGGTGGTGCGGTCACGTTGACCGACGTGGAGGCGAGCGACAACGCTGGCCGGGTGGGTGGCGGGGTCTACGTCACCGCCGCGAGCGCCGTCCTGACGCGGGTTCGGCTTCTGCGCAACGAGGCCACGATGTTCGGCGGGGGCGCCGCACTTTTCGGCGCGACGACCGTGGGCGATTCCACCGTCGACGGCAACATCGGGGGCGGCATCGGCGGAGGACTCTACCTCTTCGGACCCACGTCGGACGTCACGAGCTCGACCGTATCCGGGAACCGCACCGTGGGGGCAGGCGGCGGTGCGGCGTTCGTGGGCGTGGCGACGGTGACCAACGTGACGTTCTCCGGAAACGCCGCCGACGGTTTCGGTGGCGGCGGGTACGTGGAAGGCACGGTCACGATGCGCAACGTGACGCTCGCCGACAACACGGCACCCATGGGGAGTGCCCTCCGGTGGGAGACCGGCAGCCTGACGCTCGCGAGCTCGATCGTCACCGGCGCGGCCGGAAACCATTGCTTCGGGGTCACCTCGGGCGACTTCAACCTCGATTCCGACGGGACGTGCGGGCTCGGCGGCGCCAACGATCGGAGCCACGTCGATCCGCAGCTGGGCCCGCTCGCCGACAACGGCGGCCCGACGCTCACGCACCTGCCGGCGGCCACGAGCCCCGCCATCGACGCGGCCAACCCGAGCGGCTGCCCGGCGACCGATCAGCGCGGCCAGGCGCGGCCCACCGACGGCAACGGCGACGCCGCGGCCGTCTGCGACATCGGCGCGGTCGAGTTCCTGGACCTGTGCCTCGCCGATCCGAACAAGACGCTGCCCGGCATCTGCGGGTGCGGCGTGCCCGAT
- a CDS encoding acyl--CoA ligase, which translates to MAHFRWDVPAEFNFGALVDAWATDRSRIALYWENEAGRSERHTFWDVAKASNRVMNALAGLGVRRGDAVLVMLPRVPAWQAAIIGTLKLGAIVIPCTASLRAKDIAYRVGHSGARAVVTTAAQAAEVDAAVPDRATLPVRLALGGAPAGWHDLDATLARARATGTPARTRSDEPAICFYTSGTTKEPKAVLHAHGYTFAHRWTGEYWLDLRRTDLHWTTSDTGWAKAAWGVLYGPWMNGVPVLMFDGRFDPEREMGLLERYEVSVFCAPPTEYRLLVKQDLSRWRLPRLRHCVGAGEPLNPEVIHTWHERFGLLVHDGYGQTESCVLAANLPFLPIRPGSMGKPFPGHDLRVIGDDGAEVAAGEVGDLGLRGTPPSLFREYWKNPEETAACRRGDWYLTGDRARRDEDGYLWFVGRADDVIISAGYRIGPFEVESALLEHAAVLESAAVASPDPDRGEIVKAFVVLRPGQTPGDALARELQDHVKKVTAPYKYPREIEFVDSLPKTVSGKIRRVELRERERRRKATA; encoded by the coding sequence GTGGCGCACTTCCGATGGGACGTTCCGGCCGAGTTCAACTTCGGTGCGCTCGTCGACGCGTGGGCGACCGATCGAAGCCGTATCGCCCTCTACTGGGAGAACGAGGCCGGACGCAGCGAACGCCACACCTTCTGGGACGTCGCCAAGGCGTCGAACCGCGTGATGAACGCGCTCGCCGGCCTCGGCGTGCGCCGCGGCGACGCGGTCCTCGTCATGCTGCCGCGCGTCCCGGCGTGGCAGGCGGCGATCATCGGAACCCTCAAGCTCGGAGCGATCGTGATCCCGTGCACGGCGTCGCTGCGGGCGAAGGACATCGCGTATCGGGTCGGCCACAGCGGCGCCCGCGCCGTCGTCACGACGGCGGCGCAGGCCGCCGAGGTCGATGCCGCCGTGCCCGACCGCGCGACCCTTCCCGTACGACTCGCGCTCGGCGGCGCGCCCGCCGGCTGGCACGACCTCGACGCGACGCTCGCGCGGGCACGGGCGACCGGCACGCCGGCGCGCACGCGCTCCGACGAGCCGGCGATCTGCTTCTACACCTCGGGGACGACCAAGGAGCCGAAAGCCGTCCTCCACGCGCACGGCTACACGTTCGCGCACCGCTGGACCGGCGAGTACTGGCTCGACCTGCGGCGCACGGATCTGCACTGGACGACGTCCGACACGGGCTGGGCCAAGGCCGCGTGGGGCGTGCTCTACGGGCCGTGGATGAACGGTGTCCCCGTGCTCATGTTCGACGGGCGCTTCGATCCCGAGCGCGAGATGGGACTCCTCGAGCGCTACGAGGTCTCGGTCTTCTGCGCGCCGCCGACTGAGTACCGGCTGCTGGTGAAGCAGGACCTCTCCAGGTGGCGGCTCCCGCGCCTGCGCCATTGCGTCGGCGCCGGCGAGCCGCTGAATCCCGAGGTCATCCATACCTGGCACGAGCGTTTCGGCCTGCTCGTCCACGACGGCTACGGGCAGACCGAGAGCTGCGTGCTGGCGGCGAACCTGCCGTTCCTCCCGATCCGTCCGGGCTCGATGGGGAAGCCGTTTCCCGGACACGACCTGCGGGTGATCGGCGACGACGGCGCCGAGGTGGCGGCGGGCGAGGTCGGCGATCTCGGGCTGCGCGGCACGCCGCCGTCGCTCTTTCGCGAGTACTGGAAGAATCCCGAGGAGACGGCCGCGTGCCGGCGCGGCGATTGGTATCTCACCGGCGACCGGGCGCGTCGCGACGAGGACGGCTACCTCTGGTTCGTCGGCCGCGCCGACGACGTCATCATCTCCGCCGGCTATCGCATCGGGCCGTTCGAGGTGGAGAGCGCGCTCCTCGAGCACGCCGCCGTCCTGGAGTCCGCCGCCGTCGCGAGCCCCGATCCCGACCGGGGCGAGATCGTCAAGGCATTCGTCGTCCTGCGGCCCGGGCAGACGCCCGGCGACGCGCTCGCCCGCGAGCTGCAGGACCACGTGAAGAAGGTGACCGCGCCCTACAAGTACCCGCGCGAGATCGAGTTCGTGGACAGCCTGCCGAAGACCGTCTCGGGCAAGATCCGGCGCGTCGAGCTGCGGGAGCGCGAACGCCGGAGGAAAGCCACCGCCTAG
- a CDS encoding thiamine pyrophosphate-binding protein, producing the protein MPLGDFLVAYLQKIGVTHLFGIPGDLVLRLFFRLAERRGMRVVTLSHEPGVGFAADGYARATGRIGVACVTYGAGGHNMVNPVAGSFAERVPVLVVSGGPGAGERKLGTLIHHQAKEVESQLRIYREVTCAAHLLDDPRTAAEQVDEVVRTVWREQRPGYLEIHRDMVDRRVVVPRALRAWDGTLAFARSDEANLAEAVRDAAERLDAARRPIVSVGIEAYRYKLGRDVRLLAEKIGAPVVTTVLSKGAFPMDHPLYLGVHMGAISPAPIVRRVARADLILNLGGMRTDMDQGVGDPIGAERAIAAVDGRVDVSFHSYRDVHIRDFVRGLLRVRLHRHRERVRYVNNLPTETRPLDASLRVADLLCELNRFLAGRRGYTVVAESGDMLFAGLDVKVDRGGGYLAQGFYASMGFGVPGALGAELGTGTRPIVLSGDGAFQMTGPEIAQAPRYGLRPIVVVVNNGGWQIFRPVVERPELLAVPSWPYADLARAWGGLGVRVRHVGELRRAFERAAKEKGFVVIEAVVAQDDLSPVSRKYIQASARRGRGR; encoded by the coding sequence ATGCCCTTGGGCGACTTCCTGGTCGCCTACCTCCAGAAGATCGGCGTCACGCACCTGTTCGGTATCCCGGGCGATCTCGTGCTGCGGCTCTTCTTCCGGCTGGCCGAGCGCCGCGGTATGCGCGTGGTCACGCTCTCGCACGAGCCGGGCGTCGGGTTCGCGGCCGACGGCTACGCGCGCGCGACCGGCCGGATCGGCGTCGCGTGCGTCACCTACGGCGCCGGCGGCCACAACATGGTGAATCCGGTCGCCGGCTCGTTCGCCGAGCGCGTGCCCGTGCTGGTCGTCAGCGGCGGGCCGGGCGCCGGCGAACGCAAGCTCGGCACGTTGATCCATCATCAGGCGAAGGAGGTCGAGTCGCAGCTCCGCATCTATCGCGAGGTGACGTGCGCGGCGCATCTCCTGGACGATCCCCGCACCGCCGCCGAGCAGGTCGACGAGGTCGTGCGGACCGTCTGGCGCGAGCAGCGGCCGGGCTACCTCGAGATCCATCGCGACATGGTCGACCGGCGCGTCGTGGTGCCGCGCGCTCTGCGGGCGTGGGACGGGACGCTGGCGTTCGCGCGCTCCGACGAGGCGAACCTCGCCGAGGCGGTGCGCGACGCCGCCGAGCGCCTGGACGCCGCGCGCCGTCCGATCGTGAGCGTCGGCATCGAGGCCTACCGCTACAAGCTCGGCCGTGACGTCCGTCTGCTCGCCGAGAAGATCGGCGCGCCGGTCGTGACGACGGTGCTGTCCAAAGGCGCCTTCCCGATGGACCACCCGCTCTACCTGGGCGTCCACATGGGCGCGATCTCGCCGGCGCCGATCGTCCGGCGCGTCGCGCGCGCCGATCTCATCCTCAACCTGGGCGGGATGCGGACGGACATGGATCAGGGCGTCGGCGATCCGATCGGCGCCGAGCGCGCGATCGCCGCCGTCGACGGCCGCGTCGACGTGAGCTTCCACAGCTACCGCGACGTGCACATCCGGGACTTCGTACGCGGCCTGCTCCGCGTCCGCCTGCACCGGCACCGCGAGCGCGTGCGCTACGTGAACAACCTGCCGACCGAGACCCGGCCGCTCGACGCATCGCTGCGCGTCGCCGATCTTCTGTGCGAGCTGAATCGCTTCCTCGCCGGTCGCCGCGGCTACACGGTCGTCGCGGAATCGGGCGACATGCTGTTCGCCGGGCTCGACGTGAAGGTCGACCGCGGCGGCGGCTATCTCGCGCAAGGGTTCTACGCCTCGATGGGCTTCGGTGTCCCGGGCGCGCTTGGCGCGGAGCTCGGCACCGGCACGCGACCGATCGTGCTGTCGGGCGACGGGGCGTTCCAGATGACGGGTCCCGAGATCGCGCAGGCGCCGCGCTACGGCCTGCGGCCGATCGTCGTCGTCGTCAACAACGGCGGCTGGCAGATCTTCCGCCCGGTCGTCGAGCGTCCCGAGCTGCTCGCGGTGCCGAGCTGGCCGTACGCCGACCTTGCGCGCGCCTGGGGCGGCCTCGGCGTCCGCGTGCGGCACGTCGGCGAGCTGCGGCGCGCCTTCGAGCGGGCGGCGAAGGAAAAAGGTTTCGTCGTCATCGAAGCGGTGGTTGCGCAGGACGACCTTTCGCCGGTATCGCGGAAGTACATCCAGGCATCGGCACGGCGGGGGCGGGGGCGATGA
- a CDS encoding S1C family serine protease, protein MNASVHLLGRVLPATVHIKSQIPADHPSARILGTERMGSGTVIDTNGLILTVNYVVLGASEITVTLLDQQEYAGTVVKHDFRSGLGLVRIGETGLPALPMRRSTEAHVGDDIFILASIGGGQARLSTGNISYIGPFDANWEYVIDRGIMTTAMNPGLGGGPLLNSLGHVLGVVSLNLNEIGKFSLAIPSEYYLDAKDAFLAAGAPGMGTRAWLGVFCYAMNDHVVVAGVLPGGPGDLAGLKAGDVILGVDDRDVADRATLYRYMWTRQPGEPVAVRIFRGNQARTVTIAAGDVVAFFA, encoded by the coding sequence GTGAACGCGAGCGTGCACCTCCTCGGGCGGGTTCTCCCCGCGACCGTGCACATCAAGTCGCAGATTCCCGCCGACCATCCGTCGGCGCGCATCCTCGGCACCGAGCGCATGGGATCGGGCACGGTCATCGACACGAACGGTCTCATCCTCACCGTCAACTACGTCGTGCTCGGCGCGAGTGAGATCACCGTCACGCTCCTCGACCAGCAGGAGTACGCGGGCACGGTCGTGAAGCACGACTTCCGCTCGGGGCTGGGGCTCGTCCGCATCGGCGAGACGGGTCTGCCCGCGCTCCCGATGCGCCGCTCGACCGAGGCGCACGTGGGGGACGACATCTTCATCCTGGCGAGCATCGGTGGGGGGCAGGCGCGCCTGTCGACGGGCAACATCAGCTACATCGGGCCCTTCGACGCCAACTGGGAGTACGTGATCGACCGCGGGATCATGACCACGGCCATGAACCCGGGGCTGGGCGGCGGCCCGCTCCTGAACTCGCTCGGGCACGTCCTCGGCGTCGTGTCGCTCAACCTGAACGAGATCGGCAAGTTCTCGCTCGCGATCCCGTCGGAGTACTACCTCGATGCGAAGGACGCGTTCCTCGCGGCCGGCGCCCCCGGCATGGGGACGCGCGCCTGGCTCGGCGTCTTCTGCTACGCGATGAACGACCACGTCGTCGTCGCGGGCGTGCTGCCGGGCGGACCGGGCGACCTGGCGGGGCTCAAGGCCGGCGACGTCATCCTCGGAGTCGACGATCGCGACGTGGCCGATCGGGCGACGCTCTACCGGTACATGTGGACGCGGCAGCCCGGCGAGCCGGTGGCCGTGCGGATCTTCCGCGGCAACCAGGCGCGCACGGTCACGATCGCCGCCGGGGACGTGGTGGCGTTCTTCGCATGA
- a CDS encoding MFS transporter yields MPASGISSSMQNPPTTARVALAVVFFANGAGLASWVPHIPMVQMKLALAPGVLGLALLSMAAGALVGIPLSGWVTGRAGSRTVVRASAALFFGALLLPVLAPTLPALVAALFLVGAGNGALDVSMNAHAVAVEARWPRPIMSSLHAMWSVGGLAGAGLAALALRAGTSSVAHVAGATLCFGLATAIASLALMPPAADVRDEGRRFALPSGALVGLGAIAFLALLSEGAMGDWSAIYLQRSLGTSAATAALGFAAFSLAMAAGRFLGDALVARLGDTRLVRLCTAAAALGFGGALLLGRPGAAIAGFAAVGFGIANLIPIVFRAAGRLPGVAPSEGIAAVGTAGYVGLLAGPPLIGLVADAVTLPGALAVVVGALGWIAFAAGRVRA; encoded by the coding sequence ATGCCAGCGTCCGGCATCTCGTCGTCGATGCAGAACCCGCCGACCACGGCACGGGTCGCGCTCGCGGTCGTGTTCTTCGCCAACGGCGCGGGACTCGCGAGCTGGGTGCCGCACATTCCCATGGTGCAGATGAAGCTCGCTCTCGCGCCGGGCGTCCTCGGGCTCGCGCTCCTGTCGATGGCGGCGGGCGCGCTCGTCGGCATTCCACTCTCCGGATGGGTGACGGGGCGCGCCGGCAGCCGGACCGTCGTGCGGGCGAGTGCGGCCCTCTTCTTCGGCGCGCTGCTGCTGCCGGTGCTCGCGCCGACGCTGCCCGCGCTGGTGGCGGCGCTCTTCCTGGTCGGCGCGGGCAACGGTGCGCTCGACGTCTCGATGAACGCGCATGCGGTGGCGGTCGAGGCGCGCTGGCCACGCCCGATCATGTCGTCGCTCCACGCCATGTGGAGCGTGGGCGGGCTCGCGGGCGCCGGTCTCGCTGCGCTCGCGCTGCGCGCGGGCACGTCGTCCGTCGCGCACGTCGCCGGCGCGACGCTCTGCTTCGGTCTCGCGACGGCGATCGCGTCGCTCGCGCTCATGCCGCCCGCGGCCGACGTCCGCGATGAGGGGCGGCGCTTCGCACTGCCGTCCGGCGCGCTCGTCGGCCTGGGCGCCATCGCGTTCCTGGCGCTCCTCTCCGAGGGCGCGATGGGCGACTGGAGCGCGATCTACCTGCAGCGGTCGCTCGGCACGAGCGCGGCGACGGCTGCGCTCGGCTTCGCCGCGTTCTCGCTCGCCATGGCGGCGGGACGCTTCCTCGGCGACGCGCTCGTCGCGCGCCTCGGCGACACGCGGCTCGTCCGCCTGTGCACGGCCGCGGCCGCGCTCGGGTTCGGCGGCGCGCTCCTGCTCGGGCGCCCGGGCGCCGCGATCGCTGGCTTCGCAGCGGTCGGGTTCGGCATCGCGAACCTGATTCCCATCGTCTTCCGTGCGGCGGGACGCCTCCCCGGCGTGGCGCCGAGCGAGGGGATCGCCGCCGTCGGCACTGCCGGCTACGTGGGGCTTCTCGCCGGCCCACCGCTCATCGGCCTCGTCGCCGACGCCGTGACGTTGCCCGGCGCGCTCGCGGTGGTCGTCGGCGCGCTCGGCTGGATCGCGTTCGCCGCCGGACGCGTGCGCGCCTAG
- a CDS encoding Spy/CpxP family protein refolding chaperone — protein sequence MATLDVETRRNLPSILAVTSFVVGVTATLPALGRQTHDDGGIGAGAFFGTPSALHALDLTADQRHSVQSVLRTHTRALHQLAADDKAAKRAIEDRLLGPGDLSEQDLDPLVQQELEIRSELVRARVTTALDVRKELTPEQVEQVASLRDGFRVPTKRVRTNPMAPG from the coding sequence ATGGCGACACTGGACGTCGAAACGCGACGCAACCTGCCGAGCATCCTCGCGGTGACGTCGTTCGTGGTGGGCGTCACCGCGACCTTGCCGGCTCTCGGACGTCAGACGCACGACGACGGCGGAATCGGTGCGGGTGCGTTCTTCGGAACACCCTCCGCCCTGCACGCGCTCGACCTCACCGCGGATCAACGCCACTCGGTCCAGAGCGTCCTGCGAACGCACACGCGCGCGCTGCATCAGCTCGCCGCCGACGACAAGGCGGCGAAGCGCGCCATCGAGGACAGACTCCTCGGCCCAGGCGACCTGAGCGAGCAGGACCTCGATCCCCTGGTTCAGCAGGAGCTGGAGATCCGCAGCGAGCTCGTCCGCGCGCGCGTCACGACCGCGCTCGACGTGCGCAAGGAGCTCACCCCCGAGCAGGTCGAGCAGGTGGCGTCCCTCCGGGACGGCTTCCGCGTCCCCACCAAGCGCGTACGCACGAATCCGATGGCCCCGGGCTAG
- a CDS encoding LLM class flavin-dependent oxidoreductase has protein sequence MKVSLFYLPTIGSRAEMERGMAGLRRDLYGRMLRELGEQARLADDLGYDSISFTEHHFHVEGFEISNNPILLDLFVAMQTRRIRVGQLGIVLPAQNPIRVAEDIAMLDHMSGGRANAGFARGYQRRWVDVMAQQLHGIHGARPHEHDAIDEANRAAFEESFRIIKKAWTEDLLTHDGRYWRVPPGPTPWDIEYTRRFGAGVEDGIVRAVGVVPKPLQIPHPPLFQPFASSDRSIRWCAEEGVTAILPPLHPVLEERLVRLYADVSGRPLGDGVGVLRDVVVARTDDEAMALWNDSGAYCGGAWFAPFGFSRGLAHPDTGETPDLFAESLALVGSADTVARQLERLRARLPVRWLFAWTYNGLVPHAELLRSIELFAREVLPRASR, from the coding sequence GTGAAGGTCTCCCTCTTCTATCTGCCCACCATCGGCAGCCGCGCCGAGATGGAGCGCGGGATGGCGGGGCTGCGACGCGATCTCTACGGCCGCATGCTGCGCGAGCTCGGCGAGCAGGCGCGTCTCGCGGACGACCTCGGCTACGACTCGATCAGCTTCACCGAGCACCACTTCCACGTCGAGGGGTTCGAGATCTCGAACAACCCGATCCTGCTCGACCTCTTCGTCGCCATGCAGACGCGCCGCATCCGGGTGGGCCAGCTCGGCATCGTGCTGCCGGCGCAGAACCCGATCCGCGTCGCCGAGGACATCGCGATGCTCGACCACATGAGCGGTGGGCGCGCCAACGCCGGCTTCGCACGCGGCTACCAGCGGCGCTGGGTCGACGTCATGGCGCAGCAGCTCCACGGCATCCACGGCGCCCGCCCGCACGAGCACGACGCGATCGACGAGGCGAACCGCGCCGCCTTCGAGGAATCGTTCCGCATCATCAAAAAGGCGTGGACGGAGGATCTCCTCACGCACGACGGACGCTACTGGCGCGTCCCGCCCGGACCGACGCCGTGGGACATCGAGTACACGCGCCGCTTCGGCGCCGGCGTCGAGGACGGAATCGTGCGCGCGGTCGGCGTGGTGCCGAAGCCGCTCCAGATCCCGCACCCGCCGCTCTTCCAGCCGTTCGCGTCCTCCGACCGCAGCATCCGGTGGTGCGCCGAAGAAGGCGTGACCGCGATCCTGCCGCCGCTCCACCCGGTGCTCGAGGAACGCCTCGTGCGCCTCTATGCCGACGTCTCCGGCCGCCCGCTGGGCGACGGCGTCGGCGTGCTCCGCGACGTCGTCGTCGCGCGCACCGACGACGAGGCGATGGCGCTCTGGAACGACAGCGGCGCGTACTGCGGCGGGGCCTGGTTCGCGCCGTTCGGCTTCTCGCGCGGGCTCGCGCACCCGGACACGGGCGAGACGCCGGACCTCTTCGCCGAGAGCCTGGCCCTGGTCGGCTCGGCCGATACGGTCGCGCGCCAGCTCGAGCGCCTGCGAGCGCGGCTCCCCGTGCGCTGGCTCTTCGCATGGACCTACAACGGCCTCGTGCCGCACGCAGAGCTCCTGCGCTCGATCGAGCTGTTCGCGCGCGAGGTGCTGCCGCGGGCATCGCGCTAG
- a CDS encoding class I SAM-dependent methyltransferase, which produces MSRRRRSVLACVLALVLASGSAHAGSGHDATVHHPFDDPVYWSKVFDDPARAAWQKPEELVAALGLRAGQRVADLGAGTGYFSRLLSSAVGTTGTVFAVELEPNLVAHLRARAEREGTANVVPILASPDNPRLPAGLVDVVLIVDTYHHIDDRITYLRNLRRALRPGGRIAVVDWQKRPLPVGPEMAHKLAREMVVQEVEEAGYRLVDEPTFLPYQYFLIFQPR; this is translated from the coding sequence GTGTCGCGTCGTCGTCGCTCGGTGTTGGCCTGCGTGCTGGCGCTCGTCCTCGCGAGCGGATCGGCACACGCCGGCTCCGGGCACGACGCCACCGTGCACCATCCCTTCGACGACCCGGTCTACTGGTCGAAGGTGTTCGACGACCCCGCTCGCGCCGCGTGGCAGAAGCCCGAGGAGCTGGTCGCCGCGCTGGGGCTGCGTGCGGGGCAGCGGGTCGCCGATCTCGGCGCCGGCACCGGATACTTCAGCCGCCTTCTCTCGAGCGCGGTCGGAACGACGGGCACGGTGTTCGCGGTCGAGCTCGAGCCGAACCTCGTCGCCCATCTGCGTGCCCGCGCGGAGCGCGAGGGCACGGCGAACGTCGTCCCGATCCTCGCCTCACCCGACAACCCGCGCCTGCCCGCGGGGCTCGTCGACGTCGTGCTGATCGTCGACACGTATCACCACATCGACGACCGCATCACGTACCTGCGCAATCTCCGGCGCGCGCTTCGTCCCGGGGGTCGCATCGCGGTCGTCGACTGGCAGAAGCGACCGCTGCCCGTGGGTCCGGAGATGGCCCACAAGCTCGCGCGCGAGATGGTGGTGCAGGAGGTGGAGGAGGCCGGCTACCGCCTCGTCGACGAGCCGACCTTCCTGCCCTACCAGTACTTCCTGATCTTCCAGCCGCGATGA